Proteins encoded within one genomic window of Saccharopolyspora pogona:
- a CDS encoding NAD(P)H-quinone oxidoreductase, whose amino-acid sequence MYAISIREPGEPEVLEWTEQPDPRPGPGEVLIDVAASAVNRADLSQREGNYPPPKGASTILGLECSGTIAEIGEGVPGWQVGDEVCALLAGGGYAERVAVPATQVLPKPAGVDLVEAAGLPEVTCTVWSNVVMEAGLRSGQLLLVHGGAGGIGTCAIQIAKALGARVAATAGSAEGRQLCADLGADPVINYRDEDFVAIVKELGGADVILDNMGASYLDRNLSALAPDGHLAVIGMQGGRKAELDLGKMLVKRLRLSVLGLRGRPVEGPQGKAAIVADVRERLWPLVEAGEVRTLVHERVPLSEAARAHATLEAGDVRGKILLVR is encoded by the coding sequence ATGTACGCGATCTCTATTCGTGAGCCGGGCGAACCGGAAGTGCTGGAGTGGACCGAGCAACCCGACCCGCGGCCGGGTCCGGGCGAGGTACTCATCGACGTCGCCGCGAGCGCGGTCAACCGCGCGGACCTGAGCCAGCGGGAGGGCAACTACCCGCCGCCGAAGGGTGCCAGCACCATCCTGGGGCTGGAATGTTCGGGCACCATCGCCGAAATCGGCGAGGGCGTGCCCGGATGGCAAGTCGGCGACGAGGTGTGCGCGCTGCTCGCCGGCGGCGGCTACGCCGAACGGGTCGCGGTGCCCGCCACGCAGGTGCTGCCCAAGCCCGCCGGGGTGGACCTCGTCGAGGCCGCCGGGTTGCCCGAAGTCACCTGCACCGTGTGGTCCAACGTGGTGATGGAGGCCGGGCTCCGGAGTGGACAGTTGCTGCTGGTGCACGGTGGGGCCGGCGGCATCGGGACCTGCGCGATCCAGATCGCCAAGGCGCTCGGCGCGCGCGTGGCGGCGACCGCCGGATCGGCCGAGGGCCGCCAGCTGTGCGCGGACCTGGGCGCGGACCCGGTCATCAACTACCGGGACGAGGACTTCGTCGCGATCGTCAAGGAACTCGGCGGGGCGGACGTCATCCTGGACAACATGGGTGCGTCCTATTTGGACCGGAACCTGTCCGCGCTGGCGCCCGACGGGCACCTGGCCGTCATCGGCATGCAGGGCGGCCGGAAGGCCGAGCTCGACCTGGGGAAGATGCTGGTCAAACGGCTACGACTGTCGGTGCTCGGGCTCCGCGGGCGGCCCGTCGAGGGCCCGCAGGGCAAGGCTGCGATCGTCGCCGACGTGCGGGAGCGGCTGTGGCCGCTCGTCGAGGCGGGCGAGGTGCGGACGCTGGTGCACGAGCGGGTGCCGCTGTCGGAGGCGGCGCGAGCGCACGCGACGTTGGAAGCGGGCGACGTCCGCGGCAAGATCCTCCTCGTCCGCTGA
- a CDS encoding endonuclease/exonuclease/phosphatase family protein: MAATAPVAAAVVAPVAPTAAVAAVLVAPTADAVEPVRFATFNASLNRATQGELLADLSTSDDLQVAAVAEVVQRVRPDVLLLNEFDYVEGGAAVDAFRANYLARSQGGAEPIDYPYAYTAPVNTGVPSGMDLDNDGTTGGPGDAYGFGAFPGQYGMVVLSKYPIGEARTFQGFRWADMPGARLPDDPATPQPADWYSPAELESLRLSSKSHWDLPVDVGGRTVHFLTSHPTPPSFDGPEDRNGLRNQDEIRFWADYVTPGRADYIYDDAGELGGLAPGARFIIAGDQNSDPIDGDSNGARQLLRAPRVIDPLPGSVGAVEASTTQGDANADQRGNPFFDTGDFNDEAPGNLRVDYVLPSAPLIPLRAGVFWPASNDGLARLNDASDHHLVWTDLLA, translated from the coding sequence GTGGCTGCCACCGCCCCCGTGGCTGCCGCCGTGGTCGCCCCCGTCGCCCCCACCGCCGCCGTGGCTGCCGTACTGGTCGCCCCCACTGCCGACGCGGTGGAGCCGGTGCGCTTCGCGACGTTCAACGCTTCGCTCAACCGCGCCACCCAGGGCGAACTGCTCGCGGATCTGTCCACATCGGACGATCTGCAGGTGGCTGCGGTGGCGGAGGTCGTGCAGCGCGTCCGCCCGGATGTCCTGCTGCTCAACGAGTTCGACTACGTCGAGGGCGGCGCAGCGGTCGACGCCTTCCGCGCCAACTACCTGGCGCGGAGCCAGGGCGGTGCCGAACCGATCGACTACCCGTACGCCTACACCGCCCCGGTGAACACCGGCGTGCCGTCCGGGATGGACCTCGACAACGACGGCACCACCGGCGGCCCCGGCGACGCCTACGGCTTCGGGGCGTTCCCCGGCCAGTACGGGATGGTGGTGCTGTCGAAGTACCCGATCGGCGAGGCCCGCACGTTCCAGGGGTTCCGTTGGGCGGACATGCCGGGCGCGCGGCTGCCGGACGACCCGGCGACGCCGCAGCCCGCGGACTGGTACTCGCCGGCGGAGCTGGAATCCCTGCGGCTGTCCTCGAAATCGCACTGGGACCTGCCGGTCGACGTCGGCGGACGAACCGTGCACTTCCTGACCTCACACCCGACGCCGCCGAGCTTCGACGGTCCGGAGGACCGCAACGGCCTGCGCAACCAGGACGAGATCCGCTTCTGGGCGGACTACGTCACGCCGGGCCGAGCCGACTACATCTACGACGACGCAGGCGAATTGGGCGGTCTCGCGCCGGGTGCCCGGTTCATCATCGCGGGCGATCAGAACTCGGATCCGATCGACGGCGACAGCAACGGCGCCCGCCAGCTCCTGCGCGCGCCCCGCGTCATCGACCCGCTGCCGGGCAGTGTGGGAGCCGTCGAGGCCAGCACAACGCAGGGCGACGCCAACGCGGACCAGCGCGGGAACCCGTTCTTCGACACCGGGGACTTCAACGACGAAGCGCCCGGCAACCTCCGGGTGGACTACGTCCTGCCGTCGGCGCCGCTGATCCCGTTGCGCGCCGGGGTCTTCTGGCCGGCCTCGAACGACGGGCTCGCACGCCTCAACGACGCCTCGGACCACCACCTCGTCTGGACCGACCTGCTCGCCTGA
- a CDS encoding type I restriction endonuclease translates to MTERVAELSAKLAQQKGSIETEEATKNAFVMPFIGRVLGYDVFNPSEVIPEFTADVGTKKGEKIDYALVHGGQVQMLIEAKKVTEPLRLEHASQLYRYFSVTNARVAILTNGQIWEFYTDLDEPTRWTPSRSSCLTWPRSIGPCFRSWRS, encoded by the coding sequence ATGACCGAACGGGTTGCTGAGCTGTCAGCGAAGCTGGCGCAGCAGAAGGGCTCGATCGAGACCGAGGAAGCAACCAAGAACGCGTTCGTAATGCCGTTTATCGGCCGCGTGCTGGGCTACGACGTGTTCAACCCGTCGGAGGTCATCCCGGAATTCACCGCCGACGTGGGCACTAAGAAAGGCGAGAAGATCGACTACGCCCTTGTCCACGGCGGCCAGGTGCAGATGCTGATTGAAGCCAAGAAGGTCACCGAGCCTCTGCGCCTGGAGCACGCCTCGCAGCTCTACCGCTACTTCTCGGTTACCAACGCGCGAGTCGCGATACTGACCAACGGTCAGATCTGGGAGTTCTACACCGACCTCGACGAGCCAACAAGATGGACGCCAAGCCGTTCCTCGTGCTTGACCTGGCCGCGGTCGATCGGACCCTGCTTCCGGAGTTGGCGAAGCTGA
- a CDS encoding M28 family metallopeptidase produces MMSSRTITPKRSAAALAAMCTAALLTVTPASAAPADLGSKINGNAVNRHLIALQRIADQNGGNRASGLPGYEASVDYVAGKLRNAGFDVTTPEFTYQAYYLDSFNLAVAGQPVEGDALEYSPATPKGGITAPLAVAPVDDTPGCEATDYDGADITGKVVLIQRGACTFAQKAQVAGERGAAGAIIYNNADGPLNGTLGDPEAAKIPTAGVTKQVGEALAGQAGAEVKLDVQARLETVTTRNVIAQTRTGRADNVVLAGAHLDSVPEGPGINDNGTGSAGILETALRLGGSPKVNNAVRFAFWGAEESGLVGSTKYVQSLSFEQQLDIALYLNFDMIGSPNAGYFAYDGDDSDGVGAGPGPQGSGQIEQDLVNAMAAQGIEVEGDDFDGRSDYGEFIAVGIPAGGLNTGVEELKSEAQAAKWGGTAGVAFDPNYHSAKDNLANVDWVALERNAKALANVVEGYAQSTEAVNGMQTRAQRAQLRAVQAPMLAQAHAAPAKTKSGHHNVA; encoded by the coding sequence ATGATGAGTTCGCGAACCATCACACCCAAGCGCTCGGCGGCAGCTCTGGCCGCGATGTGCACGGCCGCGTTGTTGACCGTCACCCCGGCGAGCGCGGCGCCGGCCGATCTCGGCTCGAAGATCAACGGCAATGCGGTGAACCGCCACCTGATCGCCTTGCAGCGGATCGCCGACCAGAACGGCGGGAATCGCGCGTCCGGCTTGCCGGGCTACGAGGCGAGCGTCGACTACGTTGCCGGCAAGCTCCGCAACGCGGGCTTCGACGTCACCACGCCGGAGTTCACCTACCAGGCCTACTACCTGGACTCGTTCAACCTTGCGGTGGCCGGGCAGCCGGTCGAGGGTGACGCCCTGGAGTACTCCCCGGCCACCCCGAAGGGCGGCATCACCGCGCCGCTGGCGGTCGCCCCGGTCGACGACACGCCGGGCTGCGAAGCCACGGACTACGACGGCGCGGACATCACCGGCAAGGTCGTGCTGATCCAGCGCGGCGCCTGCACGTTCGCGCAGAAGGCGCAGGTGGCCGGCGAGCGCGGGGCCGCGGGCGCGATCATCTACAACAACGCGGACGGTCCGCTCAACGGCACGCTCGGCGACCCCGAAGCCGCGAAGATCCCGACCGCGGGCGTCACCAAGCAGGTCGGCGAGGCGCTCGCCGGGCAGGCCGGCGCCGAGGTGAAGCTGGACGTCCAGGCCCGCCTGGAGACCGTCACCACCCGCAACGTGATCGCGCAGACCCGCACCGGTCGCGCCGACAACGTCGTGCTGGCGGGCGCGCACCTGGACAGCGTTCCGGAAGGCCCCGGCATCAACGACAACGGCACCGGCTCCGCAGGCATCCTGGAGACGGCGCTGCGGTTGGGCGGCAGCCCGAAGGTCAACAACGCGGTCCGCTTCGCCTTCTGGGGCGCGGAGGAGTCCGGCCTGGTCGGGTCGACGAAGTACGTGCAGAGCCTGAGCTTCGAGCAGCAGCTCGACATCGCCCTGTACCTGAACTTCGACATGATCGGCTCGCCGAACGCCGGCTACTTCGCCTACGACGGCGACGACTCCGACGGCGTCGGCGCCGGGCCGGGCCCGCAGGGCTCGGGGCAGATCGAGCAGGACCTCGTCAACGCGATGGCCGCGCAGGGCATCGAGGTCGAGGGCGATGACTTCGACGGTCGTTCGGACTACGGCGAGTTCATCGCGGTCGGCATCCCGGCCGGCGGCCTGAACACCGGCGTCGAGGAGCTGAAGTCCGAGGCGCAGGCGGCGAAGTGGGGCGGCACCGCGGGTGTCGCCTTCGACCCGAACTACCACTCGGCGAAGGACAACCTGGCCAACGTGGACTGGGTCGCCCTGGAGCGCAACGCCAAGGCCCTCGCGAACGTCGTCGAAGGCTACGCGCAGAGCACCGAGGCGGTGAACGGTATGCAGACCCGCGCCCAGCGCGCGCAGCTGCGCGCCGTGCAGGCCCCGATGCTGGCGCAGGCCCACGCCGCCCCGGCGAAGACCAAGTCCGGCCACCACAACGTCGCCTGA